Proteins from a single region of Synchiropus splendidus isolate RoL2022-P1 chromosome 3, RoL_Sspl_1.0, whole genome shotgun sequence:
- the LOC128755906 gene encoding asialoglycoprotein receptor 2-like → MNQQVKQLQAEVQEHKTQLSSASEALKQLAGLEALSKSVTALKWTVEGIMNNSMIDDACPPRWELFGSSCYFFSRLPLTWNQSRDWCQQQASHLVIIQTDQEWDFVTSNTVPQFYWIGLSDGRTGQWEWVDQTPYTVQRRRWVPGQPDNWDGGHPNKGTEDCAHLHNTGRLNDMHCYIMMKFVCERKSRKL, encoded by the exons ATGAACCAGCAGGTGAAGCAACTGCAGGCTGAAGTTCAAGAGCACAAGACCCAGCTCAGCTCAG CATCTGAGGCCTTGAAGCAGCTGGCTGGCCTCGAGGCTCTCAGCAAGAGTGTGACTGCACTCAAATGGACCGTAGAAGGCATCATGAATA ACTCCATGATAGATGATGCCTGCCCACCACGTTGGGAATTGTTTGGTTCCAGTTGTTACTTCTTTAGTAGACTTCCCCTGACCTGGAACCAATCGAGAGACTGGTGTCAACAACAAGCGAGTCACCTGGTGATCATCCAAACCGATCAGGAGTGG GACTTTGTGACAAGCAACACTGTTCCTCAGTTCTACTGGATTGGACTCAGTGATGGCAGGACTGGACAGTGGGAGTGGGTGGACCAGACTCCATACACCGTACAGAGACG ACGGTGGGTTCCTGGACAGCCTGACAACTGGGACGGTGGCCACCCTAACAAGGGCACAGAGGACTGTGCTCACCTGCACAACACCGGGCGCCTCAACGACATGCACTGCTACATCATGATGAaatttgtgtgtgagaggaaaAGCCGTAAATTGTGA
- the si:ch73-71d17.2 gene encoding RPA-related protein RADX, producing MPRNVVAFSNMAASGCVFRRTFGRSRPGSVQASSPAVCRETLYVLELQRYSRDQCSAIYFPQTVFCNDYLYDITLSDGDCRLRVTLDPSINQLVEQNVIHAGSALKRTSFCPAITAPVPACPGASADRYRLVSVEVRSQVIHEDEGLVNVEWHNLPWYGSSEEAGPLTPLRAKRNLFLPMWNNVDYYGDSWLDSPLAEGDSDEDEVEEQLPAVTVTQLRERFFSRGRGLSNGRTLIVRITNKSHLLYYGRTEQNCECPYKAILDVCDPTGSVSVVMWNSLCVRWYRCLRPGDVISLKNYKVKKSFEADGDDIEISLNSRNPTAHIRILPDSLVSPEFLPPLPTYNFSNSQQILNRPAGTICDVIGLLMFSGRPERMRNSDGRRTELLEYRWLQLEDGSSDKPIMVKLFSTSQPDIHCKLFPLSVIVCTRVKVIKPPAFGSGCCYLTNTTYTQVYCTGQGHHSKMSYRTLQPVKQFIHWLNTLDEVQVKSRALFGGYFIYPPPSTSLDAFVKATQGNLDFLQGAELHREMGRLHYRERRRFCFQAVVVMVAYCNRGQEHHSLFWMDRSFQLSPAATQLSSLFSPHSSRPPPSSPSSSSVALSSVVGQVTPRLQRQLARKRRLSLQTPTPSKRCPQVALQPEPHNKTDLLFGASIEFLDNIQSDEEANDVDEAPSSMNTLQTPPSFSHVAIETLTMRFDHELREEQMHSIAMGGRPRDGWVFDSEDYYALRLRALSDGALIDAIFRPSSETPTIHQAHSNTWVSILSHGAFSSHTPPPSPSDLIGMAGQLTNQRLVCVLEVCHLGGTSTEAILSRAFQLTD from the exons ATGCCGCGTAATGTTGTTGCGTtttccaacatggcggcttcagGATGCGTCTTCCGGAGAACCTTCGGTCGATCGAGACCCGGTTCGGTCCAG GCTTCCTCTCCTGCGGTTTGTCGAGAGACTCTTTATGTGTTGGAGCTGCAGCGCTACAGTCGAGACCAGTGCTCAGCTATCTACTTCCCtcaaacagtcttttgta ATGACTACctgtatgacatcacattgtcaGATGGGGACTGTCGGCTCCGTGTGACTCTGGATCCGTCTATAAACCAGCTGGTGGAGCAAAACGTCATTCACGCTGGTTCTGCTCTGAAACGTACCTCCTTCTGTCCCGCCATAACTGCACCCGTCCCAGCATGCCCTGGTGCATCCGCAGACAG GTACAGGCTAGTGAGTGTGGAGGTCAGAAGTCAAGTTATTCACGAAGACGAGGGGTTGGTTAATGTGGAATGGCACAACCTGCCCTGGTATGGGTCCTCAGAGGAAGCAG GACCTTTGACTCCTTTGAGAGCCAAGCGGAACCTTTTCCTGCCCATGTGGAACAACGTGGACTACTATGGTGATTCATGGTTGGACTCTCCACTTGCAGAGGGAGATTCAGATGAAGACGAAGTTGAAG AGCAACTACCTGCTGTCACTGTGACTCAGCTGCGTGAGAGATTCTTCTCCAGAGGTCGAGGCTTGAGTAACGGGAGGACTCTGATCGTACGCATCACCAACAAATCCCACCTGTTGTATTACGGCCGGACGGAGCAAAATTGCGAGTGTCCATACAAG GCCATTTTAGATGTGTGTGACCCGACTGGAAGTGTCAGTGTAGTCATGTGGAACAGTTTGTGTGTCAGATGGTATCGCTGTTTGAggcctggtgatgtcatcagtctgaAAAACTACAAagtgaaaaagagttttgaGGCAGACGGTGACGACATTG AAATCAGTTTGAACAGCCGAAATCCTACCGCACACATCAGGATCCTTCCAGACTCCCTTGTATCACCAGAGTTTCTGCCGCCGCTGCCAACATACAACTTCTCCAACAG TCAGCAAATCCTGAATCGTCCAGCCGGAACcatctgtgatgtcatcggtctGCTGATGTTCTCAGGTCGTCCAGAGCGAATGCGAAATtcag ATGGCCGAAGGACAGAGTTGTTGGAGTACCGCTGGTTACAACTAGAGGACGGAAGCAGTGATAAGCCAATAATGGTCAAGCTCTTCTCCACATCTCAGCCTGACATCCATTGCAAGCTGTTTCCAT TGTCTGTCATTGTTTGTACTCGGGTGAAGGTGATCAAACCTCCTGCCTTTGGTAGTGGCTGCTGCTACTTGACGAACACCACATACACACAGGTGTACTGCACAG GTCAGGGTCATCACTCTAAAATGAGTTATCGCACGCTACAGCCGGTGAAACAGTTCATCCATTGGCTAAACACCCTGGATGAGGTACAGGTGAAAAGCCGGGCACTGTTTGGCGGATACTTCATTTACCcacctccctccacctccttgGATGCCTTCGTCAAGGCGACTCAAG ggAACCTCGATTTCCTTCAAGGGGCGGAGCTTCATCGGGAGATGGGTAGACTTCACTATCGAGAACGCCGCAGGTTTTGCTTTCAGGCCGTCGTCGTGATGGTTGCTTACTGTAACCGAGGGCAG GAACACCATAGTCTGTTTTGGATGGACAGATCATTCCAGTTGTCCCCTGCCGCCACTCAGCTCTCTTCACTCTTCTCTCCTCATTCATCTCGACCTCCTCCgtcctccccctcttcctcctcagtcgCTCTGTCTTCAGTTGTCGGTCAGGTGACGCCACGACTTCAACGGCAGCTAGCAAG AAAGAGACGTTTGTCCCTGCAAACTCCAACACCAAGTAAGAG ATGTCCTCAGGTGGCGTTACAACCAGAGCCTCACAACAAAACAG ACCTTCTTTTTGGAGCATCCATTGAATTTCTGGACAATATCCAGTCGGATGAAGAAGCCAATGATGTTGATGAGGCGCCATCTTCTATGAACACACTTCAAACTCCTCCGTCGTTTTCTCATGTTGCCATCGAGACGCTAACAATGCGCTTTGACCATGAGCTCAGGGAAGAGCAGATGCACTCCATAGCGATGGGAGGTAGACCAAGAGATGGTTGGGTCTTTGACTCAGAGGACTACTACGCACTGAGGCTGAGAG CTTTATCGGATGGTGCATTGATTGACGCTATCTTCCGTCCATCTTCTGAAACTCCAACTATCCATCAAGCACATTCTAACACCTGGGTGTCCATCTTGTCTCACGGAGCcttctcctcacacacaccccCACCGTCACCAA GTGACCTCATCGGAATGGCTGGTCAGCTGACCAATCAGAGGTTGGTCTGTGTGCTAGAAGTGTGCCACCTGGGCGGAACCAGCACAGAAGCGATCCTGAGCCGAGCCTTCCAGCTGACAGACTGA
- the LOC128755679 gene encoding C-type lectin domain family 10 member A-like: protein MTTEYHDDAEDDSNSFWTKDQRPVSISGASVSRRWLFPGLAAAFTLLLLIIIGAIGGSTTNRLWTVENKVSNLTEALITAQKLAQDASKDVQRLKFSVENNKDQLGSVSEALKQLSTLDSISRSVNKLKCSLERLTNNGTAGNTCCPAGWENFETSCYYFASNSLSWDKARDWCNGHDSHLVILQTEKEWRFVISRAAGLFHWIGLTDERTGKWEWVNLTPYIMNRSRWMPGQPDAWTNHGLGPGDEDCAHIHYDGRLNDLHCSQKLRYICQKHGIRS, encoded by the exons ATGACAACAGAATACCACGATGATGCAGAAGATGACAGCAACTCCTTCTGGACCAAAG ATCAGCGACCAGTCTCTATCTCTGGTGCCTCTGTGTCCAGACGTTGGTTGTTTCCCGGACTCGCCGCGGCCTTCACCCTCCTTCTGCTCATAATAATCGGAGCCATCG GTGGAAGCACAACGAATCGCCTGTGGACAGTGGAGAATAAAGTTTCCAACCTGACTGAAGCTCTGATCACGGCTCAGAAACTGGCTCAGG ACGCATCCAAAGATGTTCAGAGGCTGAAGTTCTCTGTGGAGAACAACAAGGATCAGCTGGGCTCAG TATCAGAGGCACTGAAGCAGCTTTCAACACTGGACTCCATCAGTCGCAGCGTCAACAAGCTCAAGTGCTCCCTTGAGCGCCTCACAAACAATG GTACGGCAGGAAACACCTGCTGCCCAGCCGGCTGGGAAAATTTTGAAACAAGTTGCTATTACTTTGCAAGCAACTCTTTGTCGTGGGACAAGGCCCGGGACTGGTGCAATGGACATGACTCTCACCTGGTCATACTCCAGACTGAGAAGGAATGG AGGTTTGTAATATCTCGAGCCGCTGGACTCTTCCACTGGATCGGCCTCACCGATGAGAGGACGGGAAAATGGGAGTGGGTTAACCTGACGCCTTACATCATGAACCGAAG TCGCTGGATGCCTGGTCAGCCAGATGCCTGGACCAATCATGGACTTGGTCCTGGAGATGAAGACTGCGCTCATATCCATTATGATGGACGTCTCAATGACCTCCACTGTTCCCAAAAGCTGCGTTATATTTGTCAGAAACACGGCATACGAAGTTAA
- the ift46 gene encoding intraflagellar transport protein 46 homolog, translating into MDRVSRAKGTRILRNQPYDESLEVVDSEEVASVYSPTPHSQRQSDSRRTRNGRGLMSANSSSDEAEDNQHQRNKEPGNLQRGVTPDEDEDEEEDSDDDDTDDDDDDDDDADGCDPPEGAYDPADYANLPVSTEIKELFQYITRYTPQSVELEHSLKPFIPDFIPAVGDIDAFLKVPRPDGKSDGLGLLVLDEPSVKQSDPTVMSLWLSEETKQHGAAEMKKVTSVSAPLSNPRQIDNWVDSIAALHRSKPPASVQYVRPMPDIDSLMQEWPAELEELLGQVALPPARLNCSLTEYSDIVCGLLDIPVHGSRIQALHLLFSLYLEFRDSQHFTRRAQ; encoded by the exons ATGGATCGAGTTAGCCGTGCCAAAGGCACCAGAATCCTCAGGAACCAACCGTACGACGAGAGTCTGGAGGTCGTCGACTCCGAGGAAGTCGCGAGTGTGTACAGCCCGACTCCCCACAGCCAGCGCCAG TCTGATTCCAGGAGGACCAGAAATGGGCGCGGGCTGATGTCGGccaacagcagcagtgatgaagCTGAAGACAACCAGCATCAAAGGAACAAAGAGCCAGGAAACCTGCAGCGTGGGGTGACCCCCGACGAGGATGAAGACGAAGAGGAGGATTCCGATGATGATGACactgatgacgatgatgacgacgacgatgatgccGATGGCTGTGATCCTCCTGAAGGGGCATACGATCCTGCTGACTATGCAAATTTGCCTGTCAGCACTGAGATTAAAGAACTGTTCCAGTACATCACTAG ATATACTCCTCAGTCAGTCGAATTGGAACACAGTTTAAAACCGTTCATTCCAGACTTCATTCCAGCAGTGGGAGACATAGACGCCTTCCTGaag GTGCCAAGACCTGATGGTAAATCAGATGGTTTGGGTCTGCTGGTTCTTGATGAACCCAGTGTGAAACAGTCTGACCCCACGGTGATGTCACTTTGGCTGTCAGAGGAAACCAAACAACATGGTGCCGCTGAG ATGAAAAAGGTGACGAGTGTCTCCGCACCTCTGTCCAACCCTCGTCAAATTGACAACTGGGTTGACAGCATTGCTGCGCTCCATCGTTCTAAGCCCCCAGCAAGTGTCCAGTACGTGCGCCCAATGCCTGACATTGACAGCCTGATGCAGGAGTGGCCTGCCGAGCTGGAGGAGCTTTTAGGACAGGTGGCGCTCCCACCAGCCCGTCTCAATTGCAGCTTGACTGAGTACTCTGACATTGTGTGTGGCCTCCTGGACATCCCAGTACACGGCAGCAGGATCCAAGCACTGCACTTACTCTTCAGCCTCTACCTGGAGTTCAGGGACTCGCAGCACTTCACACGGAGGGCACAgtga